A single genomic interval of Pomacea canaliculata isolate SZHN2017 linkage group LG5, ASM307304v1, whole genome shotgun sequence harbors:
- the LOC112564552 gene encoding lactadherin-like, protein MGLENYQIITDKQIQSSSHLNEEHKASMGRLTQDYSSGAPSWIPAVTDKHPWIQVNFEELKQVSGVLLQGRPTGQFHVQHSIDGITFTDYTDSPSTPPYIFRATDYGNQPSAQLFNRNIVAQYIRIVPVDATENLELRFNVVGCNPSPINYQVTTVSPSPVSGQTPTAVPPNVSGQTPTTVNPSFTTPSVCLVPMGLESSYIVTPGQLTSSSYLDTLHGPDHGRLYSTVTFETGGSWIPKVENTPWIQVDLRSLKLISGVMTQGSPDTDRWTTSYTISYSIDGNTFTQYTSQPGDSTPYIFTGNTDRNTPVRNLFNRDVLARYVRLYPISSSPLGYGLRFDLLGCRPDIPPTGFTPTASPSAEPGVSILVPIHVCNVPMGLSNPLVISNSQLRASSYLDMFHMPDRARIFTEQDGPYASGWRPSVSNDRQWIEVDFLTSYAIGGISTQGSADSPYWVTRYEIYYSNDGQNFYPVPTSGNQIQNIFEGNTDQNTPVMHLFPVIHARYIRIRPTEYHGEIALRFNIFGCESPSATPRLCWSAPRRWVPASRPLHSLASAPASRQPAAATGHRG, encoded by the exons ATGGGTCTGGAGAACTACCAGATTATAACAGACAAGCAAATCCAGTCTTCTTCTCATCTGAACGAGGAACACAAAGCCAGCATGGGGAGACTTACTCAAGACTACAGCAGTGGCGCCCCCTCTTGGATCCCAGC TGTCACTGACAAACACCCATGGATTCAAGTGAACTTCGAAGAGCTAAAGCAGGTGTCAGGTGTGCTGCTGCAAGGCAGACCAACAGGACAGTTCCACGTGCAGCACAGCATTGACGGCATTACCTTCACGGACTACACAGACAGTCCTTCCACGCCTCCTTACATCTTCCGAGCCACTGACTACGGCAACCAACCGTCTGCGCAGCTCTTCAACCGCAACATCGTCGCCCAGTACATCCGCATTGTGCCTGTCGATGCCACAGAGAACCTGGAGCTTAG ATTTAACGTGGTTGGCTGCAATCCGTCTCCAATAAACTACCAAGTAACTACGGTGAGCCCATCTCCAGTGTCGGGACAAACACCAACTGCAGTACCACCCAATGTTTCTGGTCAGACCCCCACAACAGTTAATCCCAGTTTCACGACACCGTCAG TGTGTCTGGTTCCCATGGGGCTAGAGAGTTCTTACATCGTGACACCCGGACAGCTGACGTCATCATCCTATCTAGACACCCTTCACGGGCCTGACCATGGCCGCCTATACAGTACAGTCACCTTCGAGACAGGAGGATCATGGATTCCAAA AGTCGAGAATACACCGTGGATCCAAGTCGACTTGCGCTCCCTGAAACTGATCTCCGGCGTGATGACCCAAGGCAGCCCGGACACAGACCGCTGGACGACGTCCTATACCATCTCCTACAGCATCGACGGCAACACCTTCACGCAGTACACTTCCCAGCCTGGCGACTCCACCCCGTACATCTTCACAGGCAACACTGATCGTAACACACCGGTGCGTAACCTCTTCAACCGTGACGTGTTGGCCCGTTATGTGCGTCTGTACCCGATCTCCTCGTCGCCTCTGGGTTATGGTCTGCGTTTCGATCTTCTTGGTTGCCGACCTGACATCCCACCCACAGGATTTACACCCACAGCTTCACCTTCTGCTGAGCCTGGCGTATCAATACTCGTCCCTATCCATG TTTGCAACGTTCCAATGGGTCTCAGCAACCCGTTGGTTATTTCCAACAGTCAGTTGAGGGCTTCTAGCTATCTGGATATGTTCCACATGCCTGACAGAGCTCGAATATTCACCGAGCAGGATGGTCCTTATGCCAGTGGGTGGAGACCGAG tgTATCAAACGACAGACAATGGATCGAAGTGGACTTTTTGACGTCCTACGCGATTGGCGGCATCTCGACGCAGGGAAGTGCGGACAGTCCCTACTGGGTGACCCGGTATGAGATTTACTACAGTAACGATGGCCAGAACTTCTACCCTGTGCCAACTTCTGGCAACCagattcaaaacatttttgaaggTAACACCGACCAGAACACCCCCGTCATGCACTTGTTCCCGGTCATTCATGCGCGTTACATACGCATCCGGCCAACAGAGTACCATGGTGAAATCGCACTGCGCTTCAACATCTTCGGATGCGAGTCTCCATCAGCCACGCCCCGCCTTTGCTGGTCAGCACCCCGACGGTGGGTCCCAGCGTCACGCCCACTGCACAGCCTAGCATCAGCCCCAGCTTCACGTCAGCCGGCTGCCGCTACTGGACATCGTGGGTGA